One stretch of Candidatus Poribacteria bacterium DNA includes these proteins:
- the tmk gene encoding dTMP kinase: MAQRGIFITFEGIEGSGKTTQSQRLATALGPDIVLTREPGGTRISERIRDIFLTSDGITPMTELLLIAAARTQHVNELIRPALHAKRTVICDRFIDATVAYQGYRGGIDLAFIHQLNYTATDGLTPDITFVLDLSPEIGLSRQQQGGVHRDRLDRESLESHRKVREGYLSVAKANPHRIKLIDATQSPDAVHAAILAEYQDYAW, translated from the coding sequence ATGGCACAACGTGGGATTTTCATTACATTTGAAGGTATAGAAGGGTCAGGTAAGACGACGCAATCACAACGTTTAGCAACCGCACTGGGACCGGACATTGTGCTCACCCGTGAACCTGGCGGCACACGCATTTCTGAACGGATTCGCGACATCTTTCTGACATCAGACGGAATAACGCCGATGACAGAGTTGTTGCTGATAGCTGCCGCACGTACACAACACGTCAACGAACTCATACGTCCCGCATTACACGCGAAGCGAACCGTCATTTGTGATAGGTTTATTGATGCTACTGTCGCTTATCAAGGCTATCGCGGGGGCATTGACCTTGCGTTTATTCACCAATTAAATTACACTGCTACTGATGGCTTGACACCTGACATCACCTTTGTCCTCGATCTATCCCCAGAGATAGGACTATCCCGCCAACAGCAAGGAGGCGTGCACCGCGACCGTCTGGACAGAGAGTCGTTGGAATCTCATCGGAAGGTTCGCGAGGGATACCTATCCGTCGCGAAAGCGAACCCACATCGTATCAAACTGATAGACGCTACACAGTCTCCAGATGCTGTCCACGCTGCGATCTTAGCTGAATATCAAGATTACGCATGGTAA
- a CDS encoding lactonase family protein has product MQTHVYLSIAGENRIAIYTYDASDGSIELQEDINVSGSPGPLALSPCGNYLYAGLRSSREIASFRIDEETKHLSHLRTVQLDADTCYIAPDKTGNFLLSAYYGAGKVTVHTIGDDKTVQGETLQTVETDIHAHFIETDASNRFAFVPHTVPRNAIYQFHFNEDTGTLTQNPVGNLNPGAPIGPRHLCFHPSKPILYSSNEQGSSVSAYALQEGGDHPGILVDLQEDLSTLPVDFDADNTCAQIHIDPQGAFLYVSNRGHDSIAGFAIDKENGELTPIGHQLTEPTPRVFNIDGTGNYLFVGGQDSGKLATYRINRKSGALSPLTTYAVGENPMWVLFI; this is encoded by the coding sequence ATGCAAACGCACGTCTATCTCTCCATAGCAGGAGAAAACAGAATCGCCATTTACACGTATGATGCTTCTGATGGTAGCATCGAACTTCAGGAAGATATTAATGTCAGCGGCTCTCCGGGTCCATTGGCACTTTCACCCTGTGGTAACTACTTGTATGCTGGTCTACGCTCCAGTCGCGAAATCGCAAGTTTCCGTATTGACGAAGAGACAAAACACCTCTCACACTTGCGGACAGTCCAGTTAGACGCGGATACGTGTTATATTGCGCCAGACAAAACCGGTAATTTTTTGCTTTCCGCCTATTACGGTGCTGGCAAAGTTACTGTACACACAATCGGCGATGATAAAACCGTCCAAGGCGAAACGCTTCAGACCGTCGAAACCGATATACACGCTCACTTTATTGAGACGGATGCCTCAAATCGGTTTGCCTTTGTGCCACACACTGTGCCCCGAAACGCTATCTACCAGTTCCATTTTAACGAGGATACAGGCACACTTACGCAAAATCCTGTAGGAAATCTCAATCCGGGTGCCCCGATTGGACCCCGACATCTCTGTTTTCATCCAAGTAAACCGATTCTCTATTCCTCAAATGAGCAAGGATCGAGTGTCTCCGCATACGCCCTTCAGGAAGGAGGAGACCACCCCGGAATCTTAGTAGATCTACAGGAAGATCTCTCTACGCTCCCCGTAGATTTTGATGCAGATAATACTTGCGCGCAGATTCACATCGATCCACAAGGAGCGTTTCTCTACGTCTCTAATCGCGGGCACGACAGCATTGCAGGATTCGCAATTGATAAAGAGAACGGAGAATTAACTCCCATCGGGCATCAGTTAACCGAACCCACCCCGCGCGTTTTCAACATCGACGGAACTGGCAATTATCTCTTTGTCGGTGGTCAGGATTCAGGCAAACTCGCTACCTACCGTATTAATCGGAAAAGTGGAGCGTTGTCTCCTCTCACTACCTATGCTGTTGGGGAAAACCCTATGTGGGTGCTTTTTATCTGA
- the ilvB gene encoding biosynthetic-type acetolactate synthase large subunit produces the protein MELSGAQILVDSLKREGVEYIFGVNGGAAMPIFDALYSETEVKLIPMRHEQGASHAADGYARATGDVGVALATSGPGATNLVTGIATAYMDSIPMVAITGQVFTHYIGSDAFQECDVIGVTRPICKHSYLIKSSDEIADVVAEAFHLAKTGKPGPVVIDIAKDAQIHETLFQYPETVDIRSYKPQVHGDPAQIAKAAALIKEAKCPMLYAGGGVVLANASEELRQLTLKTQIPITVTLMGLGAFPETHPLAMEMPGMHGSCCANYAFTDSDLVIAIGARFDDRVTGDLSKFAPNAKKIHIDIDASCIGKNVPVDVPIVGDAKSVLTELNKQVGTADIDPWRDQIQEWKQKYPFEYEQKADKVMPQYVIEQIYEHYSDAIVVADVGQHQMWAAQYFKFTEPRQWLNSGGLGTMGFSLPAAIGAQLGCPDKTVVNINGDGSYIMTIQELVPAITMKLPIKVFIINNMYLGMVRQWQELFHGKRYSAVDYHDNPDFALLAQAFGATGLRVEHPDEVEPALQKAKGITDGPVVIDFIVDEEENVFPMVPAGAGLGDVIRGLS, from the coding sequence ATGGAACTTTCAGGAGCGCAAATCCTTGTTGACAGTCTCAAGCGGGAAGGTGTCGAATATATCTTCGGTGTAAACGGTGGCGCGGCGATGCCGATTTTCGATGCCCTCTACAGTGAGACCGAAGTTAAATTGATACCGATGCGGCATGAACAAGGAGCTTCCCACGCCGCTGATGGCTATGCACGCGCGACTGGGGATGTCGGGGTCGCGCTCGCAACTTCCGGTCCCGGCGCAACGAATCTTGTCACCGGCATTGCAACCGCTTATATGGATTCGATTCCGATGGTTGCGATTACTGGACAGGTTTTTACCCATTATATCGGTAGTGATGCCTTCCAAGAGTGTGATGTTATCGGTGTAACACGTCCGATCTGTAAGCATAGTTACCTCATCAAAAGTAGCGATGAGATAGCAGATGTCGTCGCTGAGGCATTTCATCTCGCGAAGACGGGGAAACCCGGTCCTGTCGTCATTGACATTGCCAAAGATGCGCAGATACACGAAACACTGTTTCAATATCCAGAAACAGTTGATATCCGTAGCTACAAGCCGCAAGTTCATGGTGATCCAGCACAAATTGCAAAGGCGGCGGCACTGATTAAAGAAGCGAAATGCCCCATGCTTTATGCCGGTGGTGGTGTTGTACTCGCCAATGCCAGTGAGGAGCTGCGGCAGCTCACTCTCAAAACCCAGATTCCGATTACTGTTACATTAATGGGACTCGGTGCATTTCCCGAAACGCATCCTTTGGCGATGGAAATGCCCGGAATGCACGGTTCTTGTTGCGCTAATTACGCTTTTACCGACTCTGATCTTGTTATCGCTATTGGCGCAAGGTTCGATGACCGCGTTACAGGTGATCTCAGTAAATTCGCACCAAACGCGAAGAAAATTCACATTGATATTGATGCCTCCTGTATCGGAAAAAATGTACCGGTGGATGTTCCGATCGTAGGTGATGCGAAGAGCGTTCTGACAGAACTGAATAAACAGGTTGGGACAGCAGACATTGACCCATGGCGCGACCAAATTCAGGAATGGAAGCAGAAGTACCCGTTTGAATATGAGCAGAAAGCCGATAAGGTAATGCCACAATATGTCATTGAGCAGATTTATGAGCATTACAGCGATGCCATTGTTGTCGCGGATGTCGGGCAGCACCAGATGTGGGCGGCGCAATACTTCAAATTCACCGAACCGCGGCAGTGGCTCAACTCCGGTGGTCTCGGTACGATGGGCTTTAGCCTCCCCGCCGCAATCGGTGCGCAGCTCGGATGTCCGGACAAAACCGTTGTTAACATCAACGGGGACGGTTCCTATATCATGACGATCCAAGAGTTGGTGCCAGCGATTACGATGAAACTGCCGATTAAGGTTTTCATCATCAACAATATGTACCTGGGGATGGTGCGCCAATGGCAGGAATTGTTCCATGGCAAACGCTACTCTGCTGTCGATTACCACGATAATCCTGATTTCGCATTGCTTGCACAGGCATTCGGTGCCACAGGGCTGCGGGTTGAACACCCAGACGAGGTCGAACCCGCATTACAGAAGGCGAAAGGGATCACCGATGGTCCTGTGGTTATTGATTTTATCGTTGATGAAGAGGAGAACGTGTTCCCAATGGTGCCAGCGGGTGCTGGACTTGGAGATGTTATCCGCGGGCTATCCTAA
- the metG gene encoding methionine--tRNA ligase — MSAFYITTPIYYVNDEPHAGHGYSTIVADTLARYHRLKGDEVFFLTGVDEHGAKIHKAAEEAGLIPQDYCDKIAPTFIKFWKRLNISHDIFMRTTSDMHKRGAAKFLTALYDSGDVYKGTYEGYYCLPCERFVPEKELTDEKICPIHKLPLEWLEEENYFFRLSKYQDRLLAHFHENPDFVYPAARRNELLSVLNSGLEDISISRSSVSWGISLPFDPEHIVYVWIEALMNYMTALGYETDSEQYRTFWPADVHMMGKDITRFHALIWPAMLMSVDLPLPKQIVAHGMMTKDGEALSKTRGIFVDLDADIAQYGLDAFRYYLLREFSFGNDGDYRPARLQARYNADLANDLGNLLNRVLGLVNKNFEGIPAPTTPGEFDDEIEAMAQTTVDKLDGHIKAFAFDAALETIWEFVRRINRYVQQTQVWTLAKPETKPRMGTILYNSLEALRFISVLISPFVPDTAEKIQKQIGLLEFDTVSEWGHLPAGLTVSRGEPIFPRVDTKQRKQPQPKTGDKPKQKKTEKTSDLISFADFQKLDLRVACILAAESIEGADRLLKLQVDLGTEKRQLVAGIAEHYTPEALIGKQVIVVTNLEPATIRGVESQGMVLAGSGDSVVLATLETEMPLGTEIK, encoded by the coding sequence ATGAGCGCATTTTACATTACCACACCCATCTACTACGTCAACGATGAACCGCATGCGGGACACGGTTATAGTACCATTGTCGCAGATACTTTGGCGCGCTATCACCGCCTCAAAGGAGATGAGGTGTTCTTTTTGACCGGCGTTGATGAGCATGGTGCAAAGATACATAAAGCCGCTGAAGAGGCAGGACTTATCCCGCAAGATTATTGCGATAAAATAGCACCTACATTTATCAAATTTTGGAAACGGTTGAATATCTCGCACGATATCTTCATGCGGACGACAAGCGATATGCACAAGCGCGGCGCGGCGAAATTCCTCACCGCCCTCTACGACAGCGGGGATGTCTACAAAGGGACTTATGAAGGATACTATTGCCTCCCATGTGAGCGGTTTGTTCCTGAAAAAGAGTTGACGGACGAAAAAATCTGCCCGATTCATAAATTGCCCTTGGAATGGCTGGAAGAGGAAAACTACTTCTTTAGACTCTCCAAGTATCAAGATCGCTTACTGGCGCATTTCCACGAAAATCCGGATTTTGTCTATCCCGCAGCTCGGCGCAATGAGCTCCTGAGCGTCCTCAACTCTGGATTGGAAGATATAAGCATCTCTCGGTCCTCTGTCTCATGGGGAATCTCTTTACCGTTTGATCCTGAGCATATCGTCTACGTCTGGATTGAAGCATTGATGAATTATATGACAGCACTCGGTTATGAAACCGATAGTGAGCAGTATCGCACTTTTTGGCCCGCTGATGTCCACATGATGGGGAAGGACATCACCCGCTTCCATGCGCTGATCTGGCCCGCAATGTTGATGTCTGTAGACTTGCCACTTCCCAAGCAGATCGTTGCACACGGGATGATGACGAAAGATGGCGAAGCGTTGAGTAAAACGCGAGGTATTTTTGTTGACCTGGATGCAGACATCGCGCAATACGGATTAGATGCGTTCCGTTATTACCTCCTACGCGAATTTAGTTTCGGCAACGATGGTGATTACCGCCCTGCGCGTTTGCAGGCACGCTACAACGCCGATCTCGCGAACGATCTCGGCAACCTGCTCAACCGCGTCCTCGGTTTAGTCAACAAGAACTTTGAGGGGATTCCCGCACCGACGACACCGGGAGAATTCGACGATGAAATCGAAGCGATGGCACAGACGACCGTAGATAAATTAGACGGACACATAAAAGCATTTGCGTTTGACGCGGCGTTGGAAACCATCTGGGAGTTTGTCCGGCGCATTAATCGCTATGTTCAACAGACACAGGTTTGGACGCTCGCGAAGCCGGAGACGAAACCGAGAATGGGCACGATCCTTTACAATAGTTTAGAGGCATTACGGTTCATCTCTGTGCTAATCTCCCCTTTTGTCCCAGATACTGCTGAGAAAATTCAGAAACAGATCGGTCTGCTGGAATTTGATACTGTCTCGGAATGGGGACATTTACCCGCAGGACTAACGGTCAGCAGAGGCGAACCTATTTTCCCGCGCGTTGATACTAAACAGCGGAAACAACCGCAACCGAAAACGGGAGACAAACCGAAACAGAAGAAGACAGAAAAAACAAGCGACCTCATCTCCTTTGCTGACTTCCAAAAGCTGGATCTTCGGGTGGCATGTATCCTCGCTGCTGAGTCCATTGAAGGGGCTGACCGACTTCTCAAATTGCAGGTTGACCTCGGCACAGAGAAACGACAACTGGTCGCCGGGATTGCCGAACACTATACGCCAGAGGCTTTGATAGGAAAACAGGTAATAGTTGTCACAAACTTAGAACCCGCCACCATTCGCGGCGTTGAGTCGCAAGGTATGGTTCTCGCGGGAAGTGGTGACTCCGTGGTCTTGGCAACCCTTGAAACAGAAATGCCGCTCGGCACAGAAATAAAATAG
- the holB gene encoding DNA polymerase III subunit delta', which translates to MQNPIIGHQQIVEQLQRTVASDRIAGAYLFYGPEGVGKETVARYFAQLILCQQKTQPPTVCGTCLACRKIDSGNHPDLQFIHPEGRQLKIGQIRELQKQIIYEPLEASRKIYILTDTERMNAEAENCLLKTLEEPPASSVLILLTSNIRALLPTTRSRCQILQFHPMPPQELAKTLVEKFSVPPEQATTLAIAADGAIGKALTQLEKGDIRTESVPEVLKETNLLAAFRLAENFKDNPETLSELVTWYRDLLFLQQGAPSELITHIHSLDELRAIVPRYSRLRIQQAIQTIFDTKSLIENTNTNATLALEVMCLKLLKY; encoded by the coding sequence ATGCAAAATCCAATCATTGGACACCAACAAATTGTCGAACAACTCCAACGAACTGTCGCATCGGATCGTATTGCCGGTGCTTACCTTTTCTACGGACCGGAGGGAGTTGGCAAGGAAACGGTCGCCCGCTATTTCGCGCAACTAATCCTTTGCCAACAAAAAACACAACCACCGACGGTGTGCGGAACATGTCTCGCCTGTCGGAAGATAGATTCAGGCAACCATCCTGACCTACAATTCATTCATCCTGAAGGGCGTCAGTTGAAGATCGGACAAATCCGAGAATTGCAGAAACAGATTATCTATGAGCCCCTTGAAGCGAGTCGAAAAATCTATATTTTGACAGACACGGAACGGATGAACGCAGAGGCAGAGAACTGTTTACTCAAGACGCTTGAGGAGCCACCTGCATCCTCCGTTTTAATCCTACTCACGTCAAACATCCGAGCGTTACTGCCAACCACACGTTCCCGATGCCAAATTTTACAATTCCATCCGATGCCGCCGCAAGAATTAGCCAAAACTTTGGTGGAAAAATTTTCAGTACCACCGGAGCAAGCCACAACACTCGCTATTGCCGCAGACGGAGCAATTGGAAAAGCACTCACGCAACTTGAAAAAGGCGACATACGCACTGAAAGCGTTCCAGAAGTCCTCAAGGAGACCAATCTATTAGCCGCTTTCAGACTCGCTGAAAACTTCAAAGATAACCCAGAGACTTTAAGTGAACTGGTGACTTGGTATCGCGATCTTCTCTTTTTACAACAAGGCGCGCCTAGCGAACTCATAACACATATCCACTCCCTTGACGAACTCCGAGCGATTGTTCCCCGTTACTCTCGACTGCGCATACAGCAAGCCATCCAGACTATCTTTGACACCAAATCCCTCATTGAAAACACAAACACAAACGCTACCTTGGCTTTAGAGGTAATGTGTTTGAAGTTACTCAAATATTAA
- the ilvN gene encoding acetolactate synthase small subunit, with protein MNSEKRHIFSVLVENRFGVLARVAGLFSGRGFNIDSLNVAETHDKSISQITLVTHGDAQIIEQIYHHLNRLIDVIEVTDLSTAGTHVERELVLIKIATDDPQKRTEVLQVAEVFRGRVIDMKPASLVLEITGDEGKLKAAIDIFNTYGILELARTGKIAMLRGTEK; from the coding sequence ATGAATTCTGAAAAACGACACATCTTTTCCGTTTTGGTCGAAAACCGATTTGGAGTCCTTGCCCGTGTGGCTGGACTCTTCAGCGGGCGCGGCTTTAATATTGACAGTCTCAACGTCGCCGAAACGCATGACAAAAGCATTTCGCAGATAACCCTTGTCACACACGGTGACGCACAGATCATTGAACAGATTTACCACCATTTAAACAGACTCATTGATGTTATTGAGGTGACCGACCTCTCCACCGCTGGAACGCATGTTGAGCGAGAACTTGTTCTTATCAAGATCGCTACCGATGATCCTCAAAAACGTACCGAGGTTCTACAAGTCGCGGAAGTTTTTCGTGGACGGGTTATAGATATGAAACCCGCCTCACTTGTCCTTGAAATCACAGGTGATGAGGGTAAGTTGAAAGCGGCGATTGATATTTTCAATACGTACGGTATCCTTGAATTAGCACGCACCGGTAAAATAGCGATGTTACGCGGTACCGAAAAGTAA
- a CDS encoding superoxide dismutase → MAHTLPALPYAHDALEPHIDTQTMEIHHGKHHQGYVNNLNAALEGLGDLADMDIHELLSNLDQVPEDKRQAVINNGGGHANHSLFWSIMSPNGGEPGGEIAAAISSAFGSLEAAKEQFVTAATTRFGSGWAWLVLGDSGLEIYSTANQDSPIMQGHTPLLGIDVWEHAYYLKYQNLRPDYVEAWTNVINWTRVNELYVANA, encoded by the coding sequence ATGGCACATACATTACCAGCGCTCCCTTATGCGCATGATGCTTTGGAACCCCATATTGACACACAAACGATGGAAATCCATCACGGCAAACACCATCAAGGCTACGTCAACAATCTCAACGCTGCCTTAGAGGGACTCGGTGATCTCGCTGATATGGATATTCACGAACTGCTCAGTAACCTTGATCAGGTCCCGGAAGACAAGCGTCAAGCTGTCATCAACAATGGTGGTGGACACGCCAATCATTCCCTCTTCTGGTCCATCATGAGTCCCAACGGTGGTGAACCCGGTGGAGAAATCGCTGCAGCAATAAGCAGTGCTTTCGGATCACTTGAAGCGGCGAAAGAGCAGTTTGTAACAGCCGCAACCACACGTTTCGGTTCTGGCTGGGCATGGCTCGTCCTCGGCGACAGTGGGTTAGAAATCTATTCTACAGCGAATCAGGACAGCCCTATCATGCAAGGACATACACCGCTTCTCGGAATCGATGTCTGGGAACATGCGTACTATCTGAAATATCAGAATCTCCGTCCAGATTACGTTGAAGCGTGGACGAACGTCATCAACTGGACCCGAGTTAACGAACTCTATGTGGCGAATGCCTAA
- a CDS encoding PD-(D/E)XK nuclease family protein produces MRDIENILKTRIENDEANTFVVIVPTDSARLHRQRELVGYHPNRVVADLRVYNIENFVQRLYTQVRPARQHISQGLKTLWLHEIANNTDAYRYEAFRPSQDLSVPDSTLSLIADTINRLRERGETPQNIIRDNPTRIDLAHIYNDYETKLEDRWIDEQGRHLYLANNFDPRFMRNAFPQVNLVVVEGFTVLSQADIKILTRIAQMPNIEMWFRTDCVEENENLYKNITKLVSQFKAVDVQIDTTYEREPSLHQRFADNLFQLDTAKATSVPNSDTAFQIRLLEPANRSAEVEQIAHQIQKHVSEGDCKLSDICVAYYNVGYYQQRIAEIFPAYGIPYSLVESIPLTKSEVIKAIFSRLSSRRVALNDTYFGTACKPKLAIEKPDVEPALHTRLFQPVEFQEYVDGLLADGAVVQHILNPMLGQNREIVEGEVEAYRQFNRIVKEFCEVLKSEGNETDFIDNYIEKLYYIARHTNYQNRAAANGERVKIVQLSELRSLEFNTVFLGDFVEGRFPENYRPDPLLPETPYRTEEEQLHDNRFMFYRVLKSFRKRLYLLVPQRERESELISSPFLGQLRAIADVETIEIANPERGSVPGFLSMYGNHVWTTPTPSNQEFPDNLADMHSLIDHVIAIEKSREETHEHLAYEGVLAAEMLSVQSQLRLENRRRKVYSVTELETYAKCPFQYFVDGVLRFRPEEEETEDELSSLERGSLLHEILRTFYNSRREQGYPSIGQCSEEVFEDAKRQLNEMLNTKSEEHRSLRKETPVSEGNLFWEMDIEKLRVALHKWLKAERTYGLPVIPRYFEINFGQSDELTDLELDCTKPIRIGGVRMKGRIDRIDIGNGAFNVVDYKTGSSTIRMPEILNGRSLQLPIYLQITEKLLEEHGLTGLNSAAGLYHKIRLDQCKVELGIGKESLNKVAYSDYDGTGWKPVSSRSGQLLEDELFEERLARTRGYVQQYVDSISKGKFPLITRVETFTVSEEDGFIETDEYGFVDSEEHGDKPLTPRNKTEPCSYCTYKRVCRVGVISEVSQSDD; encoded by the coding sequence ATGCGAGATATAGAAAACATCCTTAAAACCCGCATTGAAAACGATGAGGCGAATACCTTTGTCGTCATTGTACCGACCGATTCTGCGCGTTTGCATCGCCAACGTGAATTGGTCGGTTATCACCCAAATCGGGTAGTTGCTGACTTGCGCGTGTATAACATTGAAAATTTTGTGCAGCGGTTATACACCCAAGTGCGCCCAGCGAGACAACATATTTCGCAAGGCCTCAAAACCCTTTGGCTTCATGAAATCGCGAATAATACCGATGCCTACCGTTATGAGGCGTTCCGACCAAGCCAAGACCTTTCAGTGCCGGATAGCACGCTCTCCCTCATCGCAGACACAATTAACCGTCTCAGAGAACGCGGCGAGACACCCCAAAACATTATAAGAGATAATCCAACCCGGATTGACCTCGCTCACATTTATAACGATTATGAGACGAAGCTTGAAGATCGCTGGATTGATGAGCAAGGTAGACACCTGTACCTTGCTAACAATTTCGATCCACGGTTTATGAGGAACGCGTTTCCGCAAGTCAATCTTGTTGTTGTTGAAGGTTTCACTGTACTTTCTCAAGCTGACATCAAAATCTTGACACGCATCGCCCAGATGCCTAACATAGAGATGTGGTTCCGGACCGACTGTGTTGAAGAAAATGAGAATCTCTATAAAAATATTACCAAGCTCGTCTCGCAATTTAAAGCGGTGGATGTCCAGATTGATACTACCTATGAACGTGAACCCAGTCTACATCAACGCTTCGCTGATAACCTGTTTCAATTGGATACTGCCAAGGCAACTTCGGTTCCAAATTCCGATACGGCGTTTCAGATTAGGTTATTGGAACCAGCCAACCGTTCGGCAGAGGTGGAGCAGATCGCACACCAAATCCAAAAACATGTCTCAGAAGGTGACTGCAAACTCAGTGACATCTGTGTTGCCTATTACAATGTAGGATATTATCAACAGCGAATCGCCGAGATTTTTCCTGCTTACGGCATTCCTTATTCGCTTGTTGAAAGTATACCATTAACAAAGTCAGAGGTCATCAAAGCGATCTTTTCCCGTCTTTCATCGCGTCGAGTCGCGCTAAACGATACCTATTTTGGCACAGCTTGCAAGCCAAAACTTGCTATAGAAAAGCCTGATGTTGAGCCTGCATTGCACACACGTCTGTTTCAACCTGTCGAGTTTCAGGAATACGTTGACGGCTTGCTTGCAGATGGCGCGGTTGTTCAGCATATTCTAAATCCTATGCTCGGACAGAACCGGGAAATCGTTGAAGGAGAGGTTGAGGCGTATCGCCAATTCAATAGGATTGTCAAGGAATTTTGCGAAGTATTAAAATCGGAAGGAAATGAGACTGATTTCATTGACAACTATATTGAAAAACTTTACTACATTGCAAGGCATACGAACTATCAAAACAGAGCGGCGGCAAACGGAGAGCGTGTCAAGATTGTTCAACTCAGTGAGCTTAGAAGCTTAGAATTTAATACCGTCTTTTTGGGTGATTTTGTAGAAGGTAGGTTCCCAGAAAATTATCGTCCAGATCCGTTGCTGCCAGAAACTCCTTATCGTACTGAGGAGGAGCAACTACACGATAATCGATTCATGTTCTATCGAGTCCTCAAATCTTTTCGTAAGCGACTCTACCTCCTTGTACCACAACGTGAACGCGAATCGGAACTAATCTCTTCTCCGTTTCTTGGACAATTAAGAGCAATCGCTGACGTTGAGACGATTGAAATCGCGAATCCTGAACGGGGCAGCGTTCCAGGTTTTCTCAGTATGTATGGCAACCACGTATGGACTACACCTACGCCGTCCAACCAAGAATTCCCAGATAACTTAGCAGACATGCATTCTCTGATAGACCATGTAATTGCGATTGAAAAGAGCCGCGAGGAAACACATGAGCATTTGGCTTATGAAGGCGTGTTAGCGGCTGAAATGCTTTCTGTCCAAAGTCAATTACGGTTGGAAAATCGGCGGCGGAAAGTTTATTCCGTCACAGAATTAGAAACTTACGCGAAGTGTCCGTTTCAGTACTTTGTTGATGGTGTTTTGAGGTTCCGTCCTGAAGAAGAGGAAACAGAGGATGAGTTATCCAGTCTTGAAAGAGGGTCATTACTTCATGAGATTCTCCGCACATTTTACAACAGTCGCCGCGAGCAAGGATATCCGAGTATTGGACAATGTAGCGAGGAGGTTTTTGAAGACGCGAAAAGGCAATTAAACGAAATGTTAAACACCAAATCTGAAGAACACCGTAGTCTGCGCAAGGAAACCCCTGTTAGCGAAGGGAACCTTTTTTGGGAAATGGACATAGAGAAACTTCGCGTTGCTCTCCATAAGTGGCTTAAAGCGGAACGCACCTATGGTTTACCCGTTATTCCGCGCTACTTTGAAATTAACTTCGGTCAATCGGACGAACTGACAGATTTGGAACTTGATTGTACGAAACCAATCCGTATTGGTGGCGTGCGTATGAAGGGCAGAATTGACCGCATTGATATTGGAAACGGTGCCTTTAATGTTGTTGACTATAAAACGGGCAGCTCCACAATTAGAATGCCGGAGATACTTAACGGACGGAGTCTCCAACTCCCCATCTACCTTCAAATCACAGAGAAACTACTGGAGGAACACGGACTCACAGGGTTAAACTCGGCGGCGGGACTCTATCATAAAATAAGGTTGGACCAATGTAAAGTTGAACTCGGTATCGGAAAGGAGTCTTTAAACAAGGTTGCCTACAGTGATTACGATGGTACAGGCTGGAAACCAGTGAGTTCCAGAAGTGGTCAGTTGTTAGAGGATGAACTTTTTGAGGAGCGGCTTGCCCGGACCCGTGGCTATGTTCAACAGTACGTTGACAGTATTTCTAAGGGTAAATTTCCACTCATCACGCGCGTCGAAACCTTTACCGTATCTGAAGAAGATGGTTTTATAGAGACCGATGAATATGGCTTTGTAGATTCTGAAGAACATGGTGACAAGCCCCTTACTCCGCGTAACAAAACGGAACCCTGTAGTTATTGCACCTATAAGCGCGTATGCCGTGTTGGTGTAATTTCTGAAGTAAGCCAATCGGATGACTAA